One genomic region from Brachyhypopomus gauderio isolate BG-103 unplaced genomic scaffold, BGAUD_0.2 sc188, whole genome shotgun sequence encodes:
- the LOC143502067 gene encoding equilibrative nucleoside transporter 2-like, translated as MKRNKDEEPTDRGYIVGIIFFVLGLGTLLPWNFFMTASMYFNNRLNVTEWVNVTAAPRKEYYFNNWMTLLSQLPLLLFTLLNSILYPRISEKVRIAGSLVFILLLFILTAALVMVPMEEDRFFSVTMATIWFINSFGAVLQGSLFGLVGLLPVRYSAVFMSGQGLAGTFAAVAMLLAIASEVDDKTAALGYFITPCVGTLVTLISYLLLPKMEFARFYLDKTKKQRYELETTSQLLSKECSDGGGELNDQASCSVANSNPCSLSSDHGDSSRQAFVSLEAPVTMETKSSVLEVFKKIWVMAFCVTFVFTVTLSVFPAVTVDVKTAYQGKWERYFIPVCCFLVFNLMDWIGRTVTSLVQWPGKKSRAFPLLVVARVVFVPLLMLCNVQDRHFLPVFFSHDIIFVIIMMAFSVSSGYFVCLSMSYAPQLVAPGDGETAGALMTFFLALGLSVGAALSFLLRVLV; from the exons ATGAAGCGCAATAAGGATGAAGAACCCACAGACCG agGCTACATTGTTGGAATCATCTTCTTCGTGCTTGGACTAGGGACGCTGCTACCATGGAATTTCTTCATGACCGCCTCAATG TATTTCAACAACAGGCTGAATGTGACGGAGTGGGTGAACGTCACAGCCGCCCCCAGGAAGGAGTACTACTTCAACAACTGGATGACTCTGCTATCCCAGCTGCCCCTTCTGCTCTTCACGCTCCTCAACTCCATCCTGTACCCACG GATTTCGGAGAAGGTACGCATCGCCGGCAGCCTGGTCTTCATCCTACTGCTCTTCATCCTCACCGCCGCCCTGGTGATGGTTCCCATGGAGGAGGATCGCTTCTTCTCCGTCACCATGGCAACGATCTGGTTCATTAACT cgttcGGGGCGGTGCTGCAGGGTAGTCTGTTTGGGCTGGTGGGGCTGTTACCCGTGCGCTACAGTGCTGTGTTCATGAGTGGACAGGGCCTCGCTGGGACCTTCGCTGCCGTAGCCATGCTGCTCGCTATAGCAa GTGAGGTTGATGACAAAACTGCTGCCCTGGGATACTTCATCACTCCATGTGTGGGGACCCTCGTTACTCTGATCAGCTATCTGCTATTGCccaaaatg GAGTTTGCCAGGTTTTACCTGGACAAGACTAAGAAACAGAGGTATGAGCTGGAAACCACCAGCCAATTGCTGTCCAAAG agtgtTCTGATGGTGGCGGAGAGCTGAATGATCAGGCCAGTTGTTCTGTCGCTAACAGCAACCCCTGCAGTTTGTCCAGTGACCATGGTGACAGTTCTAGACAGGCCTTTGTCAGCCTGGAGGCTCCTGTCACCATGGAGACGAAGAGCTCAGTCCTGGAGGTGTTCAAGAAG atctggGTCATGGCGTTTTGTGTGACCTTTGTCTTCACAGTCACACTCTCGGTGTTCCCAGCGGTTACGGTAGATGTGAAGACTGCTTACCAGGGAAAATGGG AGCGATATTTCATCCCCGTGTGTTGCTTTCTGGTCTTCAACCTGATGGACTGGATCGGTCGGACGGTCACGTCTCTCGTGCAGTGG CCTGGGAAGAAGAGCCGTGCGTTTCCGCTGCTGGTGGTGGCACGCGTGGTCTTCGTTCCTCTGCTGATGCTGTGTAACGTCCAGGACAGACACTTCCTCCCGGTCTTCTTCTCTCATGACATCATCTTCGTCATCATCATGATGGCGTTTTCCGTCTCCAGCGGCTATTTCGTCTGCTTGTCCATGTCGTACGCGCCGCA gcTGGTTGCCCCTGGTGACGGGGAGACGGCTGGGGCCCTCATGACCTTCTTCCTGGCTCTGGGTCTGTCTGTGGGAGCCGCGCTCTCCTTCCTGCTGCGCGTCCTGGtgtag